GCTGATCGACGAACAGCCGCGCCACGGCTACGAGCTGATCAAGGCGCTCGAAGCGCGCTCGAACGGCTTCTACGCGCCGAGTCCCGGCATGGTCTACCCGGCCCTCACGTATCTGGAAGAACTCGGTTACGTGACCGTGCAGCTCGAAGGCAATCGCAAGCGCTATTCGCTCGCCGACGCGGGCCGCGAGTACCTCGCCAGCAACCGCGAGCGCGCCGATCTGATGCTCGCGAAGCTCTCGCATATCGCGCGGAAGATGGACTCCGTGCGCCGCGCGTTCGCCGGTGAAGCGGGCGAAGCCAACGACGACGGCGCAGGTGGATACGGCGGCTGGCTGCCCGAGTTCGTACAGGCGCGCCGCGCGCTGAAACACGCGCTGCTGCTGCGCGACAACGCCTCGCCGGAAGAACAGCGGCGCATCGCGGCGATCCTCGCGCGCGCCACAGCCGAAATCGAGAGCAAGCCGCGCGAAAACGGCAACCCGACACCAGGCACACCGGACGCACCAAACGCACCAAACGCACCGGACGAAAACGCCTGAACACGTAGAGAGAGAACATCGTATGCAAGCAACCCGAACCGATCTGACCGTGACGCGCGTGCGTCATCCTCTGAAATTCCGCCTTCTCGAAGTGAAGCACGTCGAAACCGTCACGCCGCATCTGATCCGCGTGACGCTGACGGGCGACGATCTGCACGATTTCGTCTCCGCTTCGTTCGACGATCACGTGAAAGTGTTTTTCCCCGCACCCGGCGAAAACAAGCCGACGCTGCCGGCAGCCGGCCCCGATGGTCCCGTATTCCCGACCGACCGTCCGCGCCCTGTGGCGCGCGACTTCACGCCGAAGCGTTATGATCGCGACGCGCGCGAACTCGATCTGGAATTCGCAATGCACGAAGCCGGTCCTGCCGCCGAATGGGCAACGCAGGCGAAAGCCGGGCAATACCTCGGCGTCGGCGGGCCGCGCGGCTCGTTCGTCGTGCCGACGGGTTTCGACTGGCATCTGCTGATCGGCGACGATACGGCGCTGCCCGCCATCGGCCGGCGTCTCGCGGAACTGCCGCAAGGCGCGCGCGTCGCGGCCGTGATCGAAGTGGCCGATCCGTCGGCGCGCATCGAGTTCGACACGCAAGCCGATCTGTACATCGAGTGGCGCTATCGCAGCGAAGGCGAATATCGCGGCGGCGAGCTGCTGAAGGCTGTGCGCGAAACCTTCGTGCCGGACGGCGAAGGCTACGTGTGGGCCGCGGGCGAAGCGGCGACGATGCGCGCCGTGCGCCAGCACCTCGTCAACGAGCGCGGCATCGACAAATCGCGTATCCGCGCGTCGGCGTACTGGAAACAGGGCGAACAGGCCGTCCACGAAAATCTCGACGACTGATGCCTCTCATTCAACCGGAGACGGGATGTTCTCATTGAACGAAGGGCACGAGCGGCGCCTGTTATGGCTGCTCGCGCTCACGCAATTCACCATCATCATGGACTTCATGGTGATGATGCCGCTCGGCCCGCAGATCATGCATGCGTTCGAGATTTCGCCTGCGCGCTTCGCGACGGCCGTCTCCGCGTATTCGTGGTGCTCTGGGCTGTCGGGTCTGCTGGCCGCGACGTATATCGACCGCTTCGACCGGCGACGTCTGCTGCTCGCCATCTACGCTTTGTTCGCGCTGTCGAACCTCGGCTGCGCGCTGGCGACGAACTTCCCGCTGCTTCTCGTGGCGCGTGCGTTCGCGGGCATCACGGGCGGCGTGCTGGCGTCGGTGGTGATGGCCATCGTCGGCGACGTGATCCCTGTTTCGCGACGCGGTGCGGCGACGGGCACGATCATGACGGCGTTCTCGCTTGCCGCGATCGCGGGCGTGCCGGCTGGCGTGATGCTCGGCGCGCATTTCGGCTGGGCGTCGCCGTTCGTGCTGCTGGTCGTGCTGTCGTGCGTGATCTGGCTGGGCGGTCTGCGCATCGTGCCGTCGCTGACGGAACATCTGCAGAAGCAGCGCGTGCCGCTCGCGCAGGTGTTGCCCGATCTGTGGCGGCTCTTTGCAAACGTGCGGCATCTGAACGCGTTCGCGCTGACCTTCGTCGTGATGATCGGCCACATGCTGGTGATTCCCTTCATCGCGCCGACGCTCGTCGCGAATCACGGTGTCGCGCCTGCAAATCTGTCGTGGCTGTATATGGCCGGAGGCGCGGCGACGTTCTTCACTTCACGGCGCGTCGGACAGTTGTCGGACCGCTACGGCAAAAAGCGCGTCTTCCGTATCGCCGCGCTACTGTCGATTCTGCCCGTGCTGTTCGTCACGCATCTGCCCGACATTCCGTTCTACGCGATGGTGCTGTTCTTCCCGTTCTTCATGGTCGCGATGTCGTCGCGGATGGTGCCGATGCAGGCACTGCTCACGACCGTCCCCGCGCCGCAGACGCGCGGCGCGTTCCTCAGC
This genomic interval from Paraburkholderia sabiae contains the following:
- a CDS encoding PadR family transcriptional regulator; protein product: MRHHHRFSRDFDRDAAFARDPSFFGFYERFHALWHAVGRHQRGGGRHGGPLGGGQGPFGGGFGGGFGGEGDGFPRGRKFTSDDLQLLLLALIDEQPRHGYELIKALEARSNGFYAPSPGMVYPALTYLEELGYVTVQLEGNRKRYSLADAGREYLASNRERADLMLAKLSHIARKMDSVRRAFAGEAGEANDDGAGGYGGWLPEFVQARRALKHALLLRDNASPEEQRRIAAILARATAEIESKPRENGNPTPGTPDAPNAPNAPDENA
- a CDS encoding siderophore-interacting protein, which gives rise to MQATRTDLTVTRVRHPLKFRLLEVKHVETVTPHLIRVTLTGDDLHDFVSASFDDHVKVFFPAPGENKPTLPAAGPDGPVFPTDRPRPVARDFTPKRYDRDARELDLEFAMHEAGPAAEWATQAKAGQYLGVGGPRGSFVVPTGFDWHLLIGDDTALPAIGRRLAELPQGARVAAVIEVADPSARIEFDTQADLYIEWRYRSEGEYRGGELLKAVRETFVPDGEGYVWAAGEAATMRAVRQHLVNERGIDKSRIRASAYWKQGEQAVHENLDD
- a CDS encoding MFS transporter, with product MFSLNEGHERRLLWLLALTQFTIIMDFMVMMPLGPQIMHAFEISPARFATAVSAYSWCSGLSGLLAATYIDRFDRRRLLLAIYALFALSNLGCALATNFPLLLVARAFAGITGGVLASVVMAIVGDVIPVSRRGAATGTIMTAFSLAAIAGVPAGVMLGAHFGWASPFVLLVVLSCVIWLGGLRIVPSLTEHLQKQRVPLAQVLPDLWRLFANVRHLNAFALTFVVMIGHMLVIPFIAPTLVANHGVAPANLSWLYMAGGAATFFTSRRVGQLSDRYGKKRVFRIAALLSILPVLFVTHLPDIPFYAMVLFFPFFMVAMSSRMVPMQALLTTVPAPQTRGAFLSANSAVQAMGTGCGAWFGGLMLSSTAQGQIAGYGAVGWLAAAAAVFACWWIGRVNGAGEQGAAGVTATPAAGPEAVGEA